Proteins encoded by one window of Danaus plexippus chromosome Z, MEX_DaPlex, whole genome shotgun sequence:
- the LOC116777293 gene encoding ankyrin repeat domain-containing protein 12 isoform X4, which yields MPSTSRSRGSGRGADGAPKPQVIAPMSERQQLALVMQISSQDAPPAAPTPAEERKHTRQQRNERGETPLHVAAIRGDHEQVKKLLDQGQNPDIPDFAGWTALHEACSYGWFEVVTVLVEGGANVNAKGLDDDTPLHDATTSGNLKMVELLIERGADPFAKNAKGKTPSDYATPHIFEYLQSLKDNARTANTSRARDDSNKKGNASANSESHKRSNMEGLAQGEHLEGKETSTQEKGNVESRDDGTSQLSSGVVSSTQDEVNPGNKRLYTEDGQEADVTEEDVSKRKKRKDNEEKEPMAKPAPVARGGAGRILTGSKPPGPASKTGAQPLGKGAQNTKGAGSSSGKGAQAQGKGGGANAKANAQGSHQGKSGGAKGASGSQAGKQDRKSPVASPKPNQGKDDDEDSKSQESSAPKVPPLKIVIPGGAGGSGSRNEQEGDAPQRRASGSTGQRGGGKGRGSLSTLPYVIPCTSADTGQTSDSSDNCEDKRTGEAKGQDADHATSTSSGPGGRSESAAGPSVELHPRKRKIKASKDNHSRDSKNEQVPDSTTLTHNVTHSNPYQMYIHIRKQIERRQKALFPVKPKPPKDFNKYLMNRCTYTLQSTVNPEPQVEIPPNLPSQMVNEFLAQEKERTRLRIQHLVEKEKLVLAVEQEILRVHGRAERAVANQALPFSVCTILRDKEVYNVLAPEQEEKRNAQRSRCNGRQINSWLQEVDDKWEKIKEGMLRRQHTEAETLHAVQTMGWEWKLKEHGLCDYKSTPKIDPTHVPQIHVSNFDLPA from the exons ATGCCGTCGACGTCTCGGTCGCGGGGCTCTGGGCGCGGGGCTGATGGCGCGCCGAAGCCCCAAGTCATAGCCCCCATGTCGGAGCGGCAGCAGTTGGCACTGGTGATGCAAATATCATCCCAGGATGCCCCTCCAG CCGCTCCGACTCCGGCCGAGGAACGGAAGCATACTCGACAGCAACGAAATGAACGCGGAGAAACACCATTACATGTAGCAGCTATAAGAGGAGACCATGAGCAAGTCAAGAAGCTTCTTGATCAGGGTCAAAACCCAGACATTCCAGATTTTGCCG GCTGGACAGCGCTCCACGAAGCCTGTAGCTACGGTTGGTTTGAAGTGGTGACTGTGCTGGTAGAGGGCGGTGCTAATGTGAACGCCAAGGGCCTAGATGACGACACACCACTCCATGATGCCACCACCTCCGGGAATCTTAAGATGGTCGAACTGCTCATAGAACGTGGGGCTGATCCGTTCGCAAAGAACGCAAAAGGAAAAACACCCTCAGATTATGCTACACCACACATCTTTGAATACCTCCAGTCTTTGAAAG ATAACGCGAGAACTGCAAATACAAGTCGTGCAAGGGATGACAGCAACAAGAAGGGCAATGCAAGTGCAAACAGCGAATCACACAAGCGAAGTAACATGGAGGGCCTAGCGCAGGGCGAACATTTGGAGGGCAAGGAAACCTCCACTCAAGAGAAAGGCAATGTTGAAAGTAGAgatg ATGGAACATCACAGCTGAGTAGTGGTGTTGTATCCTCTACTCAGGATGAAGTCAATCCTGGCAACAAGAGGTTGTATACAGAAGACGGTCAAGAGGCAGATGTGACAGAGGAAGATGTTTCAAAACGGAAGAAGAGAAAAGACAATGAAGAAAAGGAACCCATGGCCAAACCAGCACCTGTGGCTCGAGGTGGTGCCGGCcg AATCCTAACTGGTAGCAAACCTCCGGGGCCGGCAAGTAAGACGGGCGCACAGCCGTTGGGCAAAGGAGCACAGAACACAAAGGGCGCGGGTTCTTCTTCTGGAAAAGGTGCGCAGGCGCAGGGGAAGGGGGGCGGCGCCAATGCCAAAGCTAACGCGCAGGGATCTCATCAG GGTAAATCAGGAGGTGCAAAGGGAGCATCAGGGTCACAAGCTGGCAAACAAGATCGGAAGAGTCCAGTCGCAAGCCCGAAGCCAAATCAGGGTAAGGATGACGACGAGGACTCCAAAAGCCAGGAATCGTCTGCACCGAAAGTGCCACCCCTGAAGATAGTAATACCAGGAGGGGCGGGTGGTTCCGGAAGTCGTAATGAACAGGAAGGCGATG CACCCCAAAGAAGGGCAAGTG GCAGTACAGGTCAGCGTGGTGGAGGCAAGGGTCGTGGTAGCCTGTCAACGCTGCCATATGTCATCCCATGCACCAGCGCTGACACTGGACAGACATCAGACAGCTCTGACAACTGTGAAGACAAGCGAACTGGGGAAGCCAAG GGGCAGGACGCTGACCACGCTACATCTACTTCGTCGGGTCCTGGTGGAAGATCAGAGTCAG cTGCTGGTCCGTCTGTGGAGTTGCATCCTCGTAAGCGGAAAATAAAAGCATCGAAAGATAATCATTCAAGAGACAGCAAGAACGAGCAAGTCCCAGATAGCACCACGCTTACTCACAACGTCACACATTCCAACCCCTATCAaatgtatattcatataaggaaacag ATCGAGAGACGTCAGAAGGCTCTGTTTCCAGTGAAACCAAAGCCGCCTAAAGACTTCAACAAGTACCTGATGAACCGTTGCACTTACACTCTACAGAGTACTGTTAACCCAGAGCCTCAAGTTGAAATACCACCCAACCTACCATCACAAATGGTGAACGAGTTTTTGGCTCAAGAAAAGGAAAG GACAAGATTACGTATCCAACACCTTGTTGAGAAAGAGAAGCTTGTTTTGGCCGTCGAGCAGGAAATATTGAGAGTACACGGGCGCGCCGAACGCGCTGTGGCTAACCAg GCTCTCCCCTTTTCCGTGTGCACTATACTGCGTGATAAAGAGGTTTACAACGTGCTAGCACCGGAACAAGAGGAGAAACGCAACGCGCAGCGATCCCGTTGTAACGGACGTCAAATCAACTCGTGGCTCCAGGAAGTCGATGATAAATGGGAGAAGATCAAG GAAGGTATGCTTCGCCGTCAGCATACGGAAGCTGAGACCTTACACGCAGTACAGACCATGGGATGGGAATGGAAATTAAAAGAACACGGTCTGTGCGACTACAAGTCCACGCCGAAGATAGATCCGACACACGTACCACAGATACACGTGTCGAATTTTGACTTGCCCGCTtga
- the LOC116777293 gene encoding ankyrin repeat domain-containing protein 12 isoform X5 — protein MPSTSRSRGSGRGADGAPKPQVIAPMSERQQLALVMQISSQDAPPAAPTPAEERKHTRQQRNERGETPLHVAAIRGDHEQVKKLLDQGQNPDIPDFADGTSQLSSGVVSSTQDEVNPGNKRLYTEDGQEADVTEEDVSKRKKRKDNEEKEPMAKPAPVARGGAGRILTGSKPPGPASKTGAQPLGKGAQNTKGAGSSSGKGAQAQGKGGGANAKANAQGSHQGKSGGAKGASGSQAGKQDRKSPVASPKPNQGKDDDEDSKSQESSAPKVPPLKIVIPGGAGGSGSRNEQEGDAPQRRASGSTGQRGGGKGRGSLSTLPYVIPCTSADTGQTSDSSDNCEDKRTGEAKAGQRVLRSHRTNDGDKDKGMTSPLRGSENRSGSGQNQALNSNKSPPPSGQDADHATSTSSGPGGRSESAAGPSVELHPRKRKIKASKDNHSRDSKNEQVPDSTTLTHNVTHSNPYQMYIHIRKQIERRQKALFPVKPKPPKDFNKYLMNRCTYTLQSTVNPEPQVEIPPNLPSQMVNEFLAQEKERTRLRIQHLVEKEKLVLAVEQEILRVHGRAERAVANQALPFSVCTILRDKEVYNVLAPEQEEKRNAQRSRCNGRQINSWLQEVDDKWEKIKEGMLRRQHTEAETLHAVQTMGWEWKLKEHGLCDYKSTPKIDPTHVPQIHVSNFDLPA, from the exons ATGCCGTCGACGTCTCGGTCGCGGGGCTCTGGGCGCGGGGCTGATGGCGCGCCGAAGCCCCAAGTCATAGCCCCCATGTCGGAGCGGCAGCAGTTGGCACTGGTGATGCAAATATCATCCCAGGATGCCCCTCCAG CCGCTCCGACTCCGGCCGAGGAACGGAAGCATACTCGACAGCAACGAAATGAACGCGGAGAAACACCATTACATGTAGCAGCTATAAGAGGAGACCATGAGCAAGTCAAGAAGCTTCTTGATCAGGGTCAAAACCCAGACATTCCAGATTTTGCCG ATGGAACATCACAGCTGAGTAGTGGTGTTGTATCCTCTACTCAGGATGAAGTCAATCCTGGCAACAAGAGGTTGTATACAGAAGACGGTCAAGAGGCAGATGTGACAGAGGAAGATGTTTCAAAACGGAAGAAGAGAAAAGACAATGAAGAAAAGGAACCCATGGCCAAACCAGCACCTGTGGCTCGAGGTGGTGCCGGCcg AATCCTAACTGGTAGCAAACCTCCGGGGCCGGCAAGTAAGACGGGCGCACAGCCGTTGGGCAAAGGAGCACAGAACACAAAGGGCGCGGGTTCTTCTTCTGGAAAAGGTGCGCAGGCGCAGGGGAAGGGGGGCGGCGCCAATGCCAAAGCTAACGCGCAGGGATCTCATCAG GGTAAATCAGGAGGTGCAAAGGGAGCATCAGGGTCACAAGCTGGCAAACAAGATCGGAAGAGTCCAGTCGCAAGCCCGAAGCCAAATCAGGGTAAGGATGACGACGAGGACTCCAAAAGCCAGGAATCGTCTGCACCGAAAGTGCCACCCCTGAAGATAGTAATACCAGGAGGGGCGGGTGGTTCCGGAAGTCGTAATGAACAGGAAGGCGATG CACCCCAAAGAAGGGCAAGTG GCAGTACAGGTCAGCGTGGTGGAGGCAAGGGTCGTGGTAGCCTGTCAACGCTGCCATATGTCATCCCATGCACCAGCGCTGACACTGGACAGACATCAGACAGCTCTGACAACTGTGAAGACAAGCGAACTGGGGAAGCCAAG GCCGGGCAAAGGGTTCTCCGCTCCCACAGAACGAATGACGGTGATAAAGATAAAGGGATGACCTCTCCGCTAAGAGGGTCGGAGAATCGCTCAGGCTCAGGGCAGAATCAGGCTTTGAATTCCAACAAAAGTCCACCACCCTCT GGGCAGGACGCTGACCACGCTACATCTACTTCGTCGGGTCCTGGTGGAAGATCAGAGTCAG cTGCTGGTCCGTCTGTGGAGTTGCATCCTCGTAAGCGGAAAATAAAAGCATCGAAAGATAATCATTCAAGAGACAGCAAGAACGAGCAAGTCCCAGATAGCACCACGCTTACTCACAACGTCACACATTCCAACCCCTATCAaatgtatattcatataaggaaacag ATCGAGAGACGTCAGAAGGCTCTGTTTCCAGTGAAACCAAAGCCGCCTAAAGACTTCAACAAGTACCTGATGAACCGTTGCACTTACACTCTACAGAGTACTGTTAACCCAGAGCCTCAAGTTGAAATACCACCCAACCTACCATCACAAATGGTGAACGAGTTTTTGGCTCAAGAAAAGGAAAG GACAAGATTACGTATCCAACACCTTGTTGAGAAAGAGAAGCTTGTTTTGGCCGTCGAGCAGGAAATATTGAGAGTACACGGGCGCGCCGAACGCGCTGTGGCTAACCAg GCTCTCCCCTTTTCCGTGTGCACTATACTGCGTGATAAAGAGGTTTACAACGTGCTAGCACCGGAACAAGAGGAGAAACGCAACGCGCAGCGATCCCGTTGTAACGGACGTCAAATCAACTCGTGGCTCCAGGAAGTCGATGATAAATGGGAGAAGATCAAG GAAGGTATGCTTCGCCGTCAGCATACGGAAGCTGAGACCTTACACGCAGTACAGACCATGGGATGGGAATGGAAATTAAAAGAACACGGTCTGTGCGACTACAAGTCCACGCCGAAGATAGATCCGACACACGTACCACAGATACACGTGTCGAATTTTGACTTGCCCGCTtga
- the LOC116777293 gene encoding ankyrin repeat domain-containing protein 11 isoform X2, with amino-acid sequence MPSTSRSRGSGRGADGAPKPQVIAPMSERQQLALVMQISSQDAPPAAPTPAEERKHTRQQRNERGETPLHVAAIRGDHEQVKKLLDQGQNPDIPDFAGWTALHEACSYGWFEVVTVLVEGGANVNAKGLDDDTPLHDATTSGNLKMVELLIERGADPFAKNAKGKTPSDYATPHIFEYLQSLKDNARTANTSRARDDSNKKGNASANSESHKRSNMEGLAQGEHLEGKETSTQEKGNVESRDDGTSQLSSGVVSSTQDEVNPGNKRLYTEDGQEADVTEEDVSKRKKRKDNEEKEPMAKPAPVARGGAGRKPPGPASKTGAQPLGKGAQNTKGAGSSSGKGAQAQGKGGGANAKANAQGSHQGKSGGAKGASGSQAGKQDRKSPVASPKPNQGKDDDEDSKSQESSAPKVPPLKIVIPGGAGGSGSRNEQEGDAPQRRASGSTGQRGGGKGRGSLSTLPYVIPCTSADTGQTSDSSDNCEDKRTGEAKAGQRVLRSHRTNDGDKDKGMTSPLRGSENRSGSGQNQALNSNKSPPPSGQDADHATSTSSGPGGRSESAAGPSVELHPRKRKIKASKDNHSRDSKNEQVPDSTTLTHNVTHSNPYQMYIHIRKQIERRQKALFPVKPKPPKDFNKYLMNRCTYTLQSTVNPEPQVEIPPNLPSQMVNEFLAQEKERTRLRIQHLVEKEKLVLAVEQEILRVHGRAERAVANQALPFSVCTILRDKEVYNVLAPEQEEKRNAQRSRCNGRQINSWLQEVDDKWEKIKEGMLRRQHTEAETLHAVQTMGWEWKLKEHGLCDYKSTPKIDPTHVPQIHVSNFDLPA; translated from the exons ATGCCGTCGACGTCTCGGTCGCGGGGCTCTGGGCGCGGGGCTGATGGCGCGCCGAAGCCCCAAGTCATAGCCCCCATGTCGGAGCGGCAGCAGTTGGCACTGGTGATGCAAATATCATCCCAGGATGCCCCTCCAG CCGCTCCGACTCCGGCCGAGGAACGGAAGCATACTCGACAGCAACGAAATGAACGCGGAGAAACACCATTACATGTAGCAGCTATAAGAGGAGACCATGAGCAAGTCAAGAAGCTTCTTGATCAGGGTCAAAACCCAGACATTCCAGATTTTGCCG GCTGGACAGCGCTCCACGAAGCCTGTAGCTACGGTTGGTTTGAAGTGGTGACTGTGCTGGTAGAGGGCGGTGCTAATGTGAACGCCAAGGGCCTAGATGACGACACACCACTCCATGATGCCACCACCTCCGGGAATCTTAAGATGGTCGAACTGCTCATAGAACGTGGGGCTGATCCGTTCGCAAAGAACGCAAAAGGAAAAACACCCTCAGATTATGCTACACCACACATCTTTGAATACCTCCAGTCTTTGAAAG ATAACGCGAGAACTGCAAATACAAGTCGTGCAAGGGATGACAGCAACAAGAAGGGCAATGCAAGTGCAAACAGCGAATCACACAAGCGAAGTAACATGGAGGGCCTAGCGCAGGGCGAACATTTGGAGGGCAAGGAAACCTCCACTCAAGAGAAAGGCAATGTTGAAAGTAGAgatg ATGGAACATCACAGCTGAGTAGTGGTGTTGTATCCTCTACTCAGGATGAAGTCAATCCTGGCAACAAGAGGTTGTATACAGAAGACGGTCAAGAGGCAGATGTGACAGAGGAAGATGTTTCAAAACGGAAGAAGAGAAAAGACAATGAAGAAAAGGAACCCATGGCCAAACCAGCACCTGTGGCTCGAGGTGGTGCCGGCcg CAAACCTCCGGGGCCGGCAAGTAAGACGGGCGCACAGCCGTTGGGCAAAGGAGCACAGAACACAAAGGGCGCGGGTTCTTCTTCTGGAAAAGGTGCGCAGGCGCAGGGGAAGGGGGGCGGCGCCAATGCCAAAGCTAACGCGCAGGGATCTCATCAG GGTAAATCAGGAGGTGCAAAGGGAGCATCAGGGTCACAAGCTGGCAAACAAGATCGGAAGAGTCCAGTCGCAAGCCCGAAGCCAAATCAGGGTAAGGATGACGACGAGGACTCCAAAAGCCAGGAATCGTCTGCACCGAAAGTGCCACCCCTGAAGATAGTAATACCAGGAGGGGCGGGTGGTTCCGGAAGTCGTAATGAACAGGAAGGCGATG CACCCCAAAGAAGGGCAAGTG GCAGTACAGGTCAGCGTGGTGGAGGCAAGGGTCGTGGTAGCCTGTCAACGCTGCCATATGTCATCCCATGCACCAGCGCTGACACTGGACAGACATCAGACAGCTCTGACAACTGTGAAGACAAGCGAACTGGGGAAGCCAAG GCCGGGCAAAGGGTTCTCCGCTCCCACAGAACGAATGACGGTGATAAAGATAAAGGGATGACCTCTCCGCTAAGAGGGTCGGAGAATCGCTCAGGCTCAGGGCAGAATCAGGCTTTGAATTCCAACAAAAGTCCACCACCCTCT GGGCAGGACGCTGACCACGCTACATCTACTTCGTCGGGTCCTGGTGGAAGATCAGAGTCAG cTGCTGGTCCGTCTGTGGAGTTGCATCCTCGTAAGCGGAAAATAAAAGCATCGAAAGATAATCATTCAAGAGACAGCAAGAACGAGCAAGTCCCAGATAGCACCACGCTTACTCACAACGTCACACATTCCAACCCCTATCAaatgtatattcatataaggaaacag ATCGAGAGACGTCAGAAGGCTCTGTTTCCAGTGAAACCAAAGCCGCCTAAAGACTTCAACAAGTACCTGATGAACCGTTGCACTTACACTCTACAGAGTACTGTTAACCCAGAGCCTCAAGTTGAAATACCACCCAACCTACCATCACAAATGGTGAACGAGTTTTTGGCTCAAGAAAAGGAAAG GACAAGATTACGTATCCAACACCTTGTTGAGAAAGAGAAGCTTGTTTTGGCCGTCGAGCAGGAAATATTGAGAGTACACGGGCGCGCCGAACGCGCTGTGGCTAACCAg GCTCTCCCCTTTTCCGTGTGCACTATACTGCGTGATAAAGAGGTTTACAACGTGCTAGCACCGGAACAAGAGGAGAAACGCAACGCGCAGCGATCCCGTTGTAACGGACGTCAAATCAACTCGTGGCTCCAGGAAGTCGATGATAAATGGGAGAAGATCAAG GAAGGTATGCTTCGCCGTCAGCATACGGAAGCTGAGACCTTACACGCAGTACAGACCATGGGATGGGAATGGAAATTAAAAGAACACGGTCTGTGCGACTACAAGTCCACGCCGAAGATAGATCCGACACACGTACCACAGATACACGTGTCGAATTTTGACTTGCCCGCTtga
- the LOC116777293 gene encoding ankyrin repeat domain-containing protein 12 isoform X3 yields the protein MPSTSRSRGSGRGADGAPKPQVIAPMSERQQLALVMQISSQDAPPAAPTPAEERKHTRQQRNERGETPLHVAAIRGDHEQVKKLLDQGQNPDIPDFAGWTALHEACSYGWFEVVTVLVEGGANVNAKGLDDDTPLHDATTSGNLKMVELLIERGADPFAKNAKGKTPSDYATPHIFEYLQSLKDNARTANTSRARDDSNKKGNASANSESHKRSNMEGLAQGEHLEGKETSTQEKGNVESRDDGTSQLSSGVVSSTQDEVNPGNKRLYTEDGQEADVTEEDVSKRKKRKDNEEKEPMAKPAPVARGGAGRILTGSKPPGPASKTGAQPLGKGAQNTKGAGSSSGKGAQAQGKGGGANAKANAQGSHQGKSGGAKGASGSQAGKQDRKSPVASPKPNQGKDDDEDSKSQESSAPKVPPLKIVIPGGAGGSGSRNEQEGDGSTGQRGGGKGRGSLSTLPYVIPCTSADTGQTSDSSDNCEDKRTGEAKAGQRVLRSHRTNDGDKDKGMTSPLRGSENRSGSGQNQALNSNKSPPPSGQDADHATSTSSGPGGRSESAAGPSVELHPRKRKIKASKDNHSRDSKNEQVPDSTTLTHNVTHSNPYQMYIHIRKQIERRQKALFPVKPKPPKDFNKYLMNRCTYTLQSTVNPEPQVEIPPNLPSQMVNEFLAQEKERTRLRIQHLVEKEKLVLAVEQEILRVHGRAERAVANQALPFSVCTILRDKEVYNVLAPEQEEKRNAQRSRCNGRQINSWLQEVDDKWEKIKEGMLRRQHTEAETLHAVQTMGWEWKLKEHGLCDYKSTPKIDPTHVPQIHVSNFDLPA from the exons ATGCCGTCGACGTCTCGGTCGCGGGGCTCTGGGCGCGGGGCTGATGGCGCGCCGAAGCCCCAAGTCATAGCCCCCATGTCGGAGCGGCAGCAGTTGGCACTGGTGATGCAAATATCATCCCAGGATGCCCCTCCAG CCGCTCCGACTCCGGCCGAGGAACGGAAGCATACTCGACAGCAACGAAATGAACGCGGAGAAACACCATTACATGTAGCAGCTATAAGAGGAGACCATGAGCAAGTCAAGAAGCTTCTTGATCAGGGTCAAAACCCAGACATTCCAGATTTTGCCG GCTGGACAGCGCTCCACGAAGCCTGTAGCTACGGTTGGTTTGAAGTGGTGACTGTGCTGGTAGAGGGCGGTGCTAATGTGAACGCCAAGGGCCTAGATGACGACACACCACTCCATGATGCCACCACCTCCGGGAATCTTAAGATGGTCGAACTGCTCATAGAACGTGGGGCTGATCCGTTCGCAAAGAACGCAAAAGGAAAAACACCCTCAGATTATGCTACACCACACATCTTTGAATACCTCCAGTCTTTGAAAG ATAACGCGAGAACTGCAAATACAAGTCGTGCAAGGGATGACAGCAACAAGAAGGGCAATGCAAGTGCAAACAGCGAATCACACAAGCGAAGTAACATGGAGGGCCTAGCGCAGGGCGAACATTTGGAGGGCAAGGAAACCTCCACTCAAGAGAAAGGCAATGTTGAAAGTAGAgatg ATGGAACATCACAGCTGAGTAGTGGTGTTGTATCCTCTACTCAGGATGAAGTCAATCCTGGCAACAAGAGGTTGTATACAGAAGACGGTCAAGAGGCAGATGTGACAGAGGAAGATGTTTCAAAACGGAAGAAGAGAAAAGACAATGAAGAAAAGGAACCCATGGCCAAACCAGCACCTGTGGCTCGAGGTGGTGCCGGCcg AATCCTAACTGGTAGCAAACCTCCGGGGCCGGCAAGTAAGACGGGCGCACAGCCGTTGGGCAAAGGAGCACAGAACACAAAGGGCGCGGGTTCTTCTTCTGGAAAAGGTGCGCAGGCGCAGGGGAAGGGGGGCGGCGCCAATGCCAAAGCTAACGCGCAGGGATCTCATCAG GGTAAATCAGGAGGTGCAAAGGGAGCATCAGGGTCACAAGCTGGCAAACAAGATCGGAAGAGTCCAGTCGCAAGCCCGAAGCCAAATCAGGGTAAGGATGACGACGAGGACTCCAAAAGCCAGGAATCGTCTGCACCGAAAGTGCCACCCCTGAAGATAGTAATACCAGGAGGGGCGGGTGGTTCCGGAAGTCGTAATGAACAGGAAGGCGATG GCAGTACAGGTCAGCGTGGTGGAGGCAAGGGTCGTGGTAGCCTGTCAACGCTGCCATATGTCATCCCATGCACCAGCGCTGACACTGGACAGACATCAGACAGCTCTGACAACTGTGAAGACAAGCGAACTGGGGAAGCCAAG GCCGGGCAAAGGGTTCTCCGCTCCCACAGAACGAATGACGGTGATAAAGATAAAGGGATGACCTCTCCGCTAAGAGGGTCGGAGAATCGCTCAGGCTCAGGGCAGAATCAGGCTTTGAATTCCAACAAAAGTCCACCACCCTCT GGGCAGGACGCTGACCACGCTACATCTACTTCGTCGGGTCCTGGTGGAAGATCAGAGTCAG cTGCTGGTCCGTCTGTGGAGTTGCATCCTCGTAAGCGGAAAATAAAAGCATCGAAAGATAATCATTCAAGAGACAGCAAGAACGAGCAAGTCCCAGATAGCACCACGCTTACTCACAACGTCACACATTCCAACCCCTATCAaatgtatattcatataaggaaacag ATCGAGAGACGTCAGAAGGCTCTGTTTCCAGTGAAACCAAAGCCGCCTAAAGACTTCAACAAGTACCTGATGAACCGTTGCACTTACACTCTACAGAGTACTGTTAACCCAGAGCCTCAAGTTGAAATACCACCCAACCTACCATCACAAATGGTGAACGAGTTTTTGGCTCAAGAAAAGGAAAG GACAAGATTACGTATCCAACACCTTGTTGAGAAAGAGAAGCTTGTTTTGGCCGTCGAGCAGGAAATATTGAGAGTACACGGGCGCGCCGAACGCGCTGTGGCTAACCAg GCTCTCCCCTTTTCCGTGTGCACTATACTGCGTGATAAAGAGGTTTACAACGTGCTAGCACCGGAACAAGAGGAGAAACGCAACGCGCAGCGATCCCGTTGTAACGGACGTCAAATCAACTCGTGGCTCCAGGAAGTCGATGATAAATGGGAGAAGATCAAG GAAGGTATGCTTCGCCGTCAGCATACGGAAGCTGAGACCTTACACGCAGTACAGACCATGGGATGGGAATGGAAATTAAAAGAACACGGTCTGTGCGACTACAAGTCCACGCCGAAGATAGATCCGACACACGTACCACAGATACACGTGTCGAATTTTGACTTGCCCGCTtga